The genomic window ACACCTGCCTCGAGGTCGCCGACGAGGAGGACGTGCAGGTCTGTATCCACACGGACACGCTCAACGAGTCGGGCTTCGTCGAGGACACCTTCGAGGCCATCGACGGTCGCGCGATCCACACCTTCCACATCGAGGGCGCGGGCGGCGGCCACGCGCCGGACGTCCTCGAACTCATCGGCCACGAGCACATGCTGCCGTCGTCGACGAACCCGTCGATGCCCTACACCGAGAACACGTTCGACGAGCACCTGGACATGGTGATGGTCTGTCACCATCTCGATCCGGACATCCCCGAGGACGTCGCCTTCGCCGAGTCGCGCATCCGTGCGGAGACGCTCGGCGCGGAGGACGTGCTCCACGACACCGGCGCCATCTCGATGATGACCTCGGACTCCCAGGCGATGGGACGCATGGCGGAGGTCATCAGCCGCACGTGGCAGACCGCCCACAAGATGAAGGCCCAGCGCGGCCCGCTCGAGGCCGACGAGGGCACCGACGCGGACAACGCCCGCATCGAGCGCTACGTCGCCAAGTACACGATCAACCCCGCGATTACGGCGGGGATCGACGACTACGTCGGCTCGCTCGAGCCCGGGAAACTCGCCGATATCGCGCTGTGGGATCCGGCCTTCTTCGGCGTCAAGCCGAAGGCGGTCATCAAGGGCGGGTTCCCGGTCTGGTCCCAGATGGGCGAGGCCAACGGCTCGCTGATGACCTGCGAACCGGTGATCGGCCGCGAGCGCGCCGGCGCCCAGGGTCGGGCGAAACACGGCCTCTCGGTGACGTTCGTCAGCGAGGCCGCCTCCGAGAACGAGGTCGGCGACGCCTACGACCTGCAAACGCCCGTTCGACCCGTCACGGGCACGCGTGAGGTCCGCAAGTCCGACATGGTCCACAACGACCACTGCCCGGACGACATCGAAATCGACGCCCAGACGTTCGAGGTCGAAGTGGACGGCGAACACGTCACCTGCGACCCGGCCGCGGAAATCCCGCTCGCACAGCGCTACCTGCTCTAATATGATCTCCGACACGACAGCCACGACGCCCGCGACGACGGTATCGCCGACGGAACCAGCCTCGAGTCCCCCGACGGAGGTGAGCCGATGGGAATGAACCTCTCGCCGAAGGAGATGGAGCGGCTCACGGTGTTCATGGCCGCGGAACTCGCCCGGCGACGCAAGGACCGCGGCGTGAAGCTCAACCACCCGGAGACGGTCGCCTACATCTCCGACTGGGCCTGCGAGGCCGCCCGCGAGGGCAAGTCCGTCTCGCAGATCCGTTCGGAGGCGACCCAGCTGCTCACCCGCGAGGACGTGATGGAGGGCGTCCCCGAGATGGTCGACATGATCCAGATCGAACCCGTCTTCCCCGACGGCACCAAGCTCGTGACGATCCACGACCCGATCCGGGCCGACGGCCCCGAGCAACTCGAGACGGTCGATCCGAGTCCGGACGAGGACCTCGAGGGGGAGGTCGAATAATGGGGTACCGAGACGTCGCCAAGGTCGGTCTCGGCGGCCCCGTCGGCTCCGGGAAGACGGCGCTGGTCAAGCGACTCGTGCCGGAACTGGTCGAGCGCGACTACAAGGTCGGCGTCATCGCCAACGACATCATGACTCAGGAGGACGCCGACGTCTTCCGGGAGTCGTTCGCCGACCTGCTGCCCGCGGACCTCGTCGAGGGGGTCGAAACGGGCGCCTGTCCGCACACCGGCATCCGCGAGGACCCCTCGATGAACCTCGCGGCCGTCGACGAGTTCACCGAGCGCCATCCCGAACTGGACGTCGTCCTGATCGAGAGCGGCGGCGACAACCTCGCCGCCACCTTCAACCCCGAACTGGCCGACTACTTCCTGTTCGTCATTAGCGTCGCGGAGGGCGAAGACATCCCGCGCAAGCGCGGGCCCGGCGTCACGCAGGCCGACCTGCTGGTCGTCAACAAGACCGACCTCGCGCCCCACGTCGACGCCGACCTGAACGTGATCGAGGACGATGCCGACGCGGTTCGGGGCGACGATCCGTTCGTCTTCACCAACTGCAAGGACGGTGAGGGGATCGACGCGGTGCTCGAGCACGTCGAGCGGGAGGTGCTGTTCGCGTGAGCGCGGAGCGCTCGGACGCGGCGACCGACGGTGACGACGGGGGGCGACTCCCGCCGGCTTTCGAGGGCTACGCAGACGAACCGCTCGCACAGGCCCCCGCCGCCGGCCCGGGCAAGAACGGCCTGCTCGAGGCGACGTTCGCCCGGCGGGGCGACGGCCCGACCCGGATGATCCGCGACCGCGTGAAGGTACCCTACCATCTGACCGGTACCCTCGAGACCGATCCGGCGCCGGGACTGACGACCCTCGTCGCGCAGGAGCCCACCGGCGGCGTGGCGCAGGGCGACCGACACCGGCTGCGGATCGAGACCCGCGAGGGGGCGCGCGCACACGTGACGACGCAGAGCGCGACGAAGGTCCACAGCATGGACGCCAACTACGCCCACCTCGACGCCTCGCTCCGGGCGCAGTCGGGGAGCTACCTCGAGTATATGCCGGGTCCGACGATCGTCAACGAGGACGCGCGCTGTCTCCAGACGATCGACGTCGACCTCGCCGACGACGCCTGCGTCGTCGTCGCGGACGTGCTCGTCCCGGACGGCCTGACCGACCACGAGCCGTTCGGATTCGATCACTACCACGCGCGCGTCGAGGCCGAACGCGACGGCCGACTGGTCTGTGCCGACGCCGTCGACCTGCGGCCGGACGAGCGCGATCCGCGCGACCCCGCCAGCGTCGGCGAGCACGGCGTCGTCGGGTCGCTGTACGTCTTCGCGCCCGCCTCGAGCGCCGAGATAGCGGGAGCGGCGGAGACACCAGAGACGGTCGATTCGGAGACCGACGAGGAACCGGTCACCCTCGAGTCGCTAATCGAGGGGATCCACGATCGGCTCTCGAACCACGACGATACCGAAGCGGGCGTCTCCACGCTCCCGCACGAGGCCGGCGCGATCGTCCGCATTCTCGGCGACCGCGAGGCCGACGTGACCGAGACGCTGCGGGCCGCGTGGGACGAAACCAGACGGCAGCTACTGGGGGTCGGCGCACCCGCCGACCGGCGATACTGATGGAGCGCATCGACGGCGTCGTCGGCAACGTCCACGCCGACGACGAACTGGCCGCGTTACGGGCGGCACACGACGAGCGCGGGACCCTCGAGCGCGTCGTCATCGACGCGGACGACCGCCGGCGCTCGCGGTTCCGCGCGACGACCGACGCCGGGACGGACGTCGGCGTTATCGTCGACAAGGCCGCGGTCTCGGCCGGCGACGTGCTGCTGGTCGAGGACGACCGGATGATCGTCGTCGCCTTCGAACCGCGGGACGCGCTGGCCGTCTCGCTGCCCGACGCGACCGACGAGGCGCTCGCGGCCGCGGTCGAACTCGGCCACCGCATCGGCAACCAGCACTGGGATCTGGCGGTCGAGGACGGCGTCGCCTACGTCCCGCTCGAGGCCGACCGCCACATCGTCGAGCGCGTCGTCGCCGATATCGTCCCGGGCTCGGAGGTCCGGGAGACGACCGTCGATGCGGACCTGTTCGTGACGGATATCGACGACGCCGGCGCTCACGACGTCGATCACGAGCACAGTCATCAGGGGGATCGCGATCACGGCCACTCCCACGAACGCGGCGAGCACGCTCACGGGCACGACGGACGCGGCCACGAACACGCCGACCACAGCCGCGACCACTCCCACGAACACGACCATGACCACTGACTGGAATACGGATCCGGAACCATCGGACCCGAACGCGAACTCAGACGGAACACCGGACTCGAGCGCGTTCCTCTCGGCCCTTCGGCTCTCGGACTCGTTCCTGCCGGTCGGCGGGTACACGGCCTCCTACGGCCTCGAGCAGTACATAAACGAGGACCGGATCGAGGACGGCGACGACCTGCGGGCGCTGATCGCGGCCTACCTTCGCCGCGTGGTCGGCCCCTGCGAGACCGTCGCGCTGGCCAACGCCCACGCGGCGAGCGCGGCGGGGGAGCTCGAGGCGCTGCTGGCGGTCGACGAGCGACTCCACGCGGTGACGATGCCTCGAGAGTTCCGCGAGAGTTCGACGAAGGCCGGGGCGAAGCTCTGTGAGCTACTGGCCGAGACCGATACCGACGATGTCGACGCCGAGAGTTCCGACGGAAGCGATGCCGACGGAACCGACCTCGAGACGGCCTTCGCCGACGCCGTCGCGGCCGACGAGACGCCGGGCCACTACCCGGTCGCGTTCGGCGTCGTCGCGCAGGCGCGGGGGCTCTCGCGACGCGAGGCCTGCCTGGCCCACGCCCACTCGTTCGTGACGGGGTTGCTGGGCGCGGCCCAGCGGCTCGGTCGGTTCGGCCATACGGAGATCCAGTCGGTGCTCGCGGACCTCGAGTCGGTGATCGCCGCGGTCTGTGAGCGCCACGTCGACGACGAGCCGGCGGCGATGGTTTCGTTCGCGCCGCTGGCCGAGATCATGGGGATGCGCCACGAGCGCGCGGGCCGGCGGCTGTTCATGAGCTGACGGGCCCACCGGCGGCGATCATTCCGGAGGGGATATAAACTGCCGAAGTGCTGAGAGAAACTGCTATTCTCGTCCGCTATTTAATTCACCTTCCGTCACCATGAAGGTAGTATACATCAGCGCGTCGAATCCGATCAGTTCGATCGGCGGCGCGGCGAACACGGCCGACAAGTGGATCGACGAACTCCGCCAGCGAGGCGTCGAGATCGACGTCATCTGCCGCGGCGAATCGGACGCCTCGCGCGTCGAGGACGGCATCGAGATCACGGAACTGTCCGGCTTCGAGCCGCGGGACGAGATCGCGGCACAGCTAGCGGGTTCGGCGTACGATGTCGCGCTCGTGCAGGACCTCTGGGCGGACATCGCGCTCGAGGCGGCCGAGGAGCACGACGTCCCGACCGTGCTCTCGTTGACGACGACCCACGCGACGGACGAGGTCGTCGCCGAACTCTCGCCGACGCGGTTCGTCGCGAACTCGCGGTACACCCAGCAGTGGATCACGAGCGTCTGGGGGCGCGACTCGACGCTCGTCTATCCGCACATCGACTTCGACTTTTACACCGCGCCGGAGGGACCGTCGGATCGGATCTCGATGATCAATCCGATCGACATGAAGGGCGGGCACACCTTCCGGGCGGTCGCCGAGCGGTTCCCCGACCGGGACTTCCTGGCGAAGGGCGGCTGGTACAGTTTCCGAAACGACGACTTCAGCTGGGACGCCGAGGCCCTCCACATTCAGGGCAGCACGTTCCACGGCGCCCCACCCGACGTTCCCGAGGCGGAGATCGTAGAGCAAGGCCCGACCGACGTCTCCTTCGACGACCTCGAGAACGTCGCGTTCACGAGCGAGCCGGGGATTCTGGACGTCTACGCGAAGACGGGCGTGCTGCTGGTGCCGTCCGTCTGGGCGGAGGCGTTCGGCCGCGTCGTCCTCGAGGCGATGTGGAACCGGATTCCGGTCGTCGCGAGCCACCACGGCGGACTGCCGGAGGCCTGCGGCGGCGCGGGCCTGCTCGTCGACGAGTTCACCGATCCGGACGCCTGGGTCGAAACGCTCGAGAAACTCGACGATCCGGACGTCTACGAGGGGTTCGCCGAGCGGGGGCGCGAGCGCGCCGAAGAGTACAGAGACCGACTCCCCGAGCAGATCGACGCGCTGGAGACCGCGTTGGCAGAGGCGTCGGCCGAGGGATAGCGAAAGAAGCGACTCGAGTCGGGACTCAGTTTCGGTCGGGTCGCGGCGCGTTCTCGTACGTGACCATCTTCTCGGATTTATCGGAAATCGTTCCGTAGATCCGCTCGAGCGTCTCCTCGGCCTGCAGCAGGTTGTGTCGCTCGAGGAACGCTCGGCCCTCGTCGGTCAGACCGTAGAACTTCCAGGGGTAACCCTGCCGGCGCTCGTCGTCGGGCAGCGCGACCTCCTCGACGATCCCGGCGTCGATCAGCTTCTGGACGTGTTTGTAGACGGTCGCGTCGCTGACGCTGGGGTTCAGCTCCTCGAGTTCGTACATCGAGGGCAGCCCCTCGGGGTGTTGCAGGATGTTGGCGACGATCGCGAACCGGGTCTCCTGGGTGACGAAGTGAAGGAGTTCGCGCCCCGCTGCCCCGTCGGCCGCGCCCACGTCGGTACTCATGCGAGGCCCTACGGATCCCTCCACCAAGTAGTTTACCCTGGAGTAAACTACTCTGGGGTAATTTACCCACGGGTAATCTCTAGTGGCCGGCCGCGTTTCGGAAACGGAAACCGTGGAGCAAACCCTATTGTCGTCTCCTTTGAACCGTGGGGTATGACCGACGAGTCGCCGCCAGTTCCCGAGGCAGTGCTCACGAGCGCGACGGAGCGACTCGAGGCCGAGGACCGCTCGCTCGCGGACAACGAGGAACTGCTCCGCGCGCTGAGCGATCTGACGCCGATCTACGAGACCGAGCGCTCGTATTTCGTCCTCGGGAACTACGATCCCGGACCGATGGGCCGGCTGGATCTCGTCGTCGACCGCCTCAACCGGCGCGACGACGCCTACGCGTTCCTCATGAGCGACGTCCGCGGCGACTGGGAGAACGGCATCGCGAAGTTCTGCCTGATCGCGGACCTCGTGAGCCACGTCGTCGGCGTCGCCGAGAAAGAGCCCAGCGGCTTCCTCGTCGAACAGGGGCTGCTCGCGGGCACCGAGGAGTACTTCGAGAAGACCCACGTCCTGAAGCGGGCGTACCCCGACGCCGACGAGGACCACCCGTACGGCTGGATGGAGGACGGCGTCTTCGAGTTGTTCGAGTCCGAGGGACGGCTCTACGAGTGGCGGACCGAGGATGAACTGCGCGAGGTCATCGCGGAAATTCCGTCATCTACCCACGGCTAAAGCCGTGGGCTTGAGCGTGGGACTCCCCTTCTGCCGACACGGTGTCGTAGGCGGTGTAATCGCCGTTCAGGGTCACTGTCCCGCTCTTGAGGGCGAGATGACCGTCGCCCAACCCCGAGGGGCGTTTGCCCTCGGGTAAAGAGAGTAGTCGCTTCCCGATGTTCTTGGAAGCGTTGTAGTCGCCGTCTCCCTCGTATCCGCACTCGTTGCACTCGAACCACCCATCCGAATTCCGGTTCGTGCTTGATTGATGGCCGCACTTCGAGCAGGTCTGCGAGGAGAACGCGGGGTTCACGCTCTCGACGCGAATCCCGTACTCGGTGGCTTTCCACTGAATCATCTCCTGTAACTCGCGGAACGCCCATTGGTGCATCTGGCGTTTCAGTTGGTCGTCGGAGGCGTCCATCCGCTCGCGGATGTGGGTCAAGTCTTCGACGGCGATGTGCGAGCAGTCGTAGTGGCGGGCTTCTTCCACAATGCGTCGAGAAATGGTATGCAGGCGATCCAAGACGAAGCGGTTTTCTCGCCCCGACAGTCGCGCTAACGCCTGCTTCGCGGAGCGAGTGCCTTTGTCTTGGAGGCTCCGACGCACGCGGAAGTAGTGGTTCTGCCCCCACAGTAATTCACCGCCGTCGTAGAACGACCCCGTGCTGGTCACGGCGACGTTCTTCAGATTCAGGTCAACGCCGAGAACGCGGTCGCCCTCACGCTCCTCGACTTCTTTCTGAATGACGATGTGGAGGTAGAAGTCGTCCTCTTGTTCGTCGTAGTGGAGCGTCCCCATTCGTTTCTCGTAGTCGTCGTCATCGAGGTAGTCGGCCTGATATTCACCAATGTCGAAGTCGACCTCGACGCGGGACTCGACAGTTGAGAGGGTCGCGCTCCTCTCGTTGATCGTCAGGGTGCGTTTATCGTAGACGACGGTGGGCTGGTCGAACGTCGGGACTGGACGACTGTTGCCCTTCTTCCAGTCGGCGACCGTGGATTTCATCATTTCAACTGCCTTCGAATAGGCGCGAACACAGAGGTTTGCGGGAAGGGCAGTCACGTCACGGAGATCGTGGTAGACTTTATCGTGGATGTTCGTCTTCGCAGTGATGAGGTAGCCGTCGTCGTTGCGACCGTTCTCGATGCTATAATTGACGGCAGTATTGAATTGCTCGATGGTCTGGTGGAGGTGGTCTCGTCGCTCGTCGGGCACGTCGAGTTTGACCCGAACGGCACGTTGCACCTCCATGACGTATTCACATATGGACTAGCCGTTTATATATGAAACGATTATTTCGGGAGTCGGCTCTACTGGTATCGGTGGTCTGTAACATAGAATTTACGAGCTCCCTCCAATCCTAAAGGGATGGGCTTCCGCCTGTACTGCTGTGATCGACGTCAAGGAGTACCGCATCTGACGGCCGATACGATCAAGCCGCACTGAGTCAAACTCCGATCGACGTCTCGCTCGAGAACTCAGCTGTGGCCCGACACCGGCACCGGCTCGTAGGGCTCCTCGAGGTAGGCCATATCCGACGCCGACAGCGAGATCTCGAGCGCCTCGACGGCCTGCTCTAGGTGTTCGACGCTGGTCGTCCCGACGATCGGGGCGTCGACCCAGTCCTTGTGCAGCAGCCACGCCAGCGAGATCTGGGCCATCGTCGCGCCCTTGTCGGCGGCGATCTCGGCGACGCGCTCGTTGATCTCCCGCCCGCCGCCCTCGCGGTAGGGGTGGTCGTACAGGTGTTCCTCCGTCTCGCCGCGGGTCGTCGCGTCGATCTCCTCGTGCGGGCGCGTGAGGTAACCCCGCGCCAGCGGCGACCACGGGACGACGCCGACGTCCTCCTTCTCGCAGAGGGGTAACATCTCCCGCTCTTCCTCGCGGTAGACGAGGTTGTAGTGGTTCTGCATCGTGACGAACCGCTCGAGCCCCAGCCGGTCGCTCGTCTGCAGCGACTCGGCGAACTGGTGGGCCCACATCGACGAGGCGCCGACGTACCGGACGTGCCCCCGTCGAACCGCGTCGTCGAGCGCCCGCAGGGTCGTCTCGATCGGCGTGGCGTCGTCCCAGCGGTGGATCTGGTAGAGATCGATCGTGTCCATCCCCAGCCGTTCGCGGCTCGCCTCGAGTTCCTGCTCGATCGCCTTCCGGGAGAGTCCGCCCGAGTTCGGGTCGTCGTCGCGCATCTGGAAGTAGCCCTTCGTCGCGACGACCGACTCCTCCCGGTGGCCCTCGAGGGCCTCGCCCAGAATCCGTTCGGACTCGCCTCGTGAGTACATGTTCGCGGTGTCGAAGAAGTTGATCCCGAGGTCGATCGCCCGCTCGATGATCGCTTTACTCTCCTCGTCTTCGAGGACCCACTCGCGCCAGTCGCTCGAGCCGAAGCTCATACACCCCAGACAGAGGCGACTGACTTCCATGCCGGTCGAACCGAGCGTCGTGTACTCCATACCGGTGGGACGGACGCCGTCGAAAAAACAGTACGTGCCGGGGCAACCGCTATGCGAACCGACTGTCGTCTCGAGCGAGAGATGAGACACTCGTTGTTTTGTAGTGCGATCGCGCCGAACGTCGGGTCTCACTTCGACCCGAACGACATGCAACGGCGGCGCTTGAGCACGATGAGTCCGCTATTGAAGGGATAGCGTTCACACTACTATCGTGGCAACGGGAATCGCCACTCCCTCCCCAGCCGATTCGCTCGTTCCCTCCGTCTGCTCACGGACGCGAAGCGTCCGTTCGCACGGTACGCGGAACCTCCGGTTCCGCGCCAGTCACTCGCTCATCCCTCGCACGATATCGTCTCGCGCTTCGCTCCGCTCATCGCGAGACAGCGCGCGCCACCGCACGCTATCGCCCTGCTGAACGATCGACGACCGGTCGATACGGCCGTCATAGAGCGCTGAAAAGGAGTATTCCGGCCGTTACAGGGAGTCGCTGTTGAGCCGCTCGATACCGGTCCTGACTCCGAGGTAGCCGCCGACCGCGAGCAGACAGTAGGTCGCGAGCGACAGCCACGTCGTCGCCGTGGCGCTGCCGATGGCGAACTTGGCGACGGTGTTGGCCGGGTGCTCGGGGAGCAGCGTGGCCAGGACCAGCGCGCCGACGATCCCGCCGGAGTAGGCCAGTTGCGCCTGTCGCCTGTCGGGGGCGACGAGCGCGATGCCGGCCCCCGCCGCGGTGACGGCGAGCGCCAGCGCCGCGACCAGGACGACCAACGCCGTCGGCGCGGCGATCGCGGTCCCGTTGGCCGCGAGCAGGGCGAGCCAGGCGACCGCCTGAATCGGCGCCAGCGCGGCGATCGTCAGGAGCTTCGCGTCGGCCACGTCCACGAGCGAGAGCGGACTGACTCGGAGCAACTCCAGCGTCCCCCGGGAGCGCTCCTCGATCAGCGAATCGACGACGATCGAGCCGCTGATGAACACCGGCAGGAACAGCAACAGCGGGACGAGGATCGTGTAGGTGAACTCGAGGTACGGACTCGCCCCGACCTCATCGGGGACATCGAGCGGCGGCGCCTCCAAGGCGTCGGCGTTGGCGAGTCGCTCCTCGTGCTCGAGGGTCTCGAGCAGCTCCTGGAGCTGGCTGATCAGCAGGGTCGTCTCCAGCCCCCCGTCGGGAACGGTCGCGTCGACGACCAATCGTCCGTCCGCGGTTCTGCTCACCTCGAGGACGGCCGCGACCTGCCCCTCGTCGAAGGCCGAGAGCGCGTCGGCCCTGGACTGAGCGATCGTCGGCTCGAGCCCGTCCTGTTCGCCGGCGAGACTGCTGAGTCGCTCGACGTCCGCCTCGTTTGCACCGGTGATGGCGACCCGGTTGCCGTAGCCGTCGACGGAGCCCGGATCGTACAGCGAGACGAGCCCGACGACCAGAAACGAGGAGAAGGCCGCGATAACGAGCTGGATCGCCAGCGCGAGCACGATCGTCTTCTCGGAGCGGAGCGAGCCGAGTTCGCGGCGGGCGAGGGCCCAGCGCGGGCCGAACGGCAGTCCGAATCGGGAATCAGCGTCGTCGGCCGGTTTCGGCGGATTCGGTCCGCGTCGAATCGGCGTCGACTCGTCGCTCGAGCGATCACGCGACAAGGGCGATCACCCCCAGGTTGTAGCCCGCGTGAACGAGCGTCGCGAGCAGGAACCCCACCGAGTACGCGTTCGGTCCGCGGCTCGCGCCGATCGCCGATATCATCGCCGTCGCGACGTGCAAGACCAGCGGCGCGAGGAAGACTGCTGCGAGCACGAGCGGGCCGCCCGAGGGGTCGGGACCGAACGCGGCGGCGCCGACGGTCAGCTCGGGGAGGCCGACGAACTGGACGACGTGCGTGAGCTTCTCGCCGACGAAGAAGCCGGCGCCGGAGCAGACGCCGAGGACGGCGGCGACGCGCGGAGAGGCCTCGAACCGCGAGCGGACGAAGCCGGCGTAGACGTGGACGCTCTTCGCGACCTCCTCGATTGCCGCCGCGAGGACGACGATGGAAACCGTGGCGACGACGGGATACTGTTCGGCGACGGCGAACAGGAGGGCGACGACGAGCAACTGGCCGGCGAAGACGAAGGGGATGAACAGGATCGTCAGAACGGCGACGCTCCGGTAGCCGTGCAGTCGGCTCGCGATCGCGTCGAGCACCTTCGCCGGGAGCGCCTTCTGGGCGAACATGTCCTCCTCGCGGTAGACGCCGATTCCGAGCAGGAAACAGACCGCGGCGCCGCAGTAGAACGGCGCGGTCGAGAAGACGTACTCCCCGAGCGTGACCGACTCGCCCTGCAGATCCGTCACGATCAGCGTCAGCGGCGAGATCAGCGCGATCGGGTTCACGTCGGTGAACACCGCCGGGATAAACGTGTACGTCGTCAGGAAGACGCTGATCGTGACCGTCACGAAGGTGAGCTCCTTGTACGAGCGGGCGAGCATCGCGCCGGCGAACGTCGCCGCGAGGAACAGCAGCGCGATCGGAATCGCCGCGGCGACCGAGAGGGGACCGCCGCGGACCGCGACGGTGATCCCGACCGCGACGGCGATCAGCCCCAGCAGGTACGGCAGCGTCTTTCCGGCGACGATCTCGCGTCTCGAGGACGGCGAGACCAACAGTAGTTCGCCGCGGCGTTTGACCCGCTCGTCCATGATCGTGCTCCCGTAGGCCTGAATGACGAAGTTCATCGGGACGACGAAGAGGAACGCCAACAGGAGCGACTGGAAGGGAAACGGCGGCGAGATCGATCCCGGCGGTCCGGACGTCCCGTCGACTGCGCCGTTGGCGCCGCCGATGTTCGGCACCTGCAGTCGACCGTCTCCGCCGTTATCGGCCGCATCGCTCTGCCCGCCGCCGTCGGTGTCCCCGCTGGAATCGCCGTCGCTACTGGAACCGTCGCCGCTCGAGCCCTCCCCGTCAGAGCCGTTACCGTTCGAGCCCTCGCTACCGGACCCGTCAGTCGTTCCGGTTCCGGTCCCGTCGTCCGAGCCGTCAGTCGACGCCCCGTCGCTCCCGTCGCCCTCGGTCGATCCGTCGAAATCGCGCTCCTGGTAGTCGAGTTCGACGTGGACCGGGTAGGCCGCCGTCTCGTTGTCCTCCCGGCGCAAGCGATCCTCGTT from Haloterrigena sp. KLK7 includes these protein-coding regions:
- a CDS encoding urease accessory protein UreD — its product is MSAERSDAATDGDDGGRLPPAFEGYADEPLAQAPAAGPGKNGLLEATFARRGDGPTRMIRDRVKVPYHLTGTLETDPAPGLTTLVAQEPTGGVAQGDRHRLRIETREGARAHVTTQSATKVHSMDANYAHLDASLRAQSGSYLEYMPGPTIVNEDARCLQTIDVDLADDACVVVADVLVPDGLTDHEPFGFDHYHARVEAERDGRLVCADAVDLRPDERDPRDPASVGEHGVVGSLYVFAPASSAEIAGAAETPETVDSETDEEPVTLESLIEGIHDRLSNHDDTEAGVSTLPHEAGAIVRILGDREADVTETLRAAWDETRRQLLGVGAPADRRY
- a CDS encoding aldo/keto reductase; the encoded protein is MEYTTLGSTGMEVSRLCLGCMSFGSSDWREWVLEDEESKAIIERAIDLGINFFDTANMYSRGESERILGEALEGHREESVVATKGYFQMRDDDPNSGGLSRKAIEQELEASRERLGMDTIDLYQIHRWDDATPIETTLRALDDAVRRGHVRYVGASSMWAHQFAESLQTSDRLGLERFVTMQNHYNLVYREEEREMLPLCEKEDVGVVPWSPLARGYLTRPHEEIDATTRGETEEHLYDHPYREGGGREINERVAEIAADKGATMAQISLAWLLHKDWVDAPIVGTTSVEHLEQAVEALEISLSASDMAYLEEPYEPVPVSGHS
- the ureE gene encoding urease accessory protein UreE translates to MERIDGVVGNVHADDELAALRAAHDERGTLERVVIDADDRRRSRFRATTDAGTDVGVIVDKAAVSAGDVLLVEDDRMIVVAFEPRDALAVSLPDATDEALAAAVELGHRIGNQHWDLAVEDGVAYVPLEADRHIVERVVADIVPGSEVRETTVDADLFVTDIDDAGAHDVDHEHSHQGDRDHGHSHERGEHAHGHDGRGHEHADHSRDHSHEHDHDH
- a CDS encoding transposase, encoding MPDERRDHLHQTIEQFNTAVNYSIENGRNDDGYLITAKTNIHDKVYHDLRDVTALPANLCVRAYSKAVEMMKSTVADWKKGNSRPVPTFDQPTVVYDKRTLTINERSATLSTVESRVEVDFDIGEYQADYLDDDDYEKRMGTLHYDEQEDDFYLHIVIQKEVEEREGDRVLGVDLNLKNVAVTSTGSFYDGGELLWGQNHYFRVRRSLQDKGTRSAKQALARLSGRENRFVLDRLHTISRRIVEEARHYDCSHIAVEDLTHIRERMDASDDQLKRQMHQWAFRELQEMIQWKATEYGIRVESVNPAFSSQTCSKCGHQSSTNRNSDGWFECNECGYEGDGDYNASKNIGKRLLSLPEGKRPSGLGDGHLALKSGTVTLNGDYTAYDTVSAEGESHAQAHGFSRG
- a CDS encoding glycosyltransferase family 4 protein, with product MKVVYISASNPISSIGGAANTADKWIDELRQRGVEIDVICRGESDASRVEDGIEITELSGFEPRDEIAAQLAGSAYDVALVQDLWADIALEAAEEHDVPTVLSLTTTHATDEVVAELSPTRFVANSRYTQQWITSVWGRDSTLVYPHIDFDFYTAPEGPSDRISMINPIDMKGGHTFRAVAERFPDRDFLAKGGWYSFRNDDFSWDAEALHIQGSTFHGAPPDVPEAEIVEQGPTDVSFDDLENVAFTSEPGILDVYAKTGVLLVPSVWAEAFGRVVLEAMWNRIPVVASHHGGLPEACGGAGLLVDEFTDPDAWVETLEKLDDPDVYEGFAERGRERAEEYRDRLPEQIDALETALAEASAEG
- a CDS encoding urease accessory protein UreF codes for the protein MTTDWNTDPEPSDPNANSDGTPDSSAFLSALRLSDSFLPVGGYTASYGLEQYINEDRIEDGDDLRALIAAYLRRVVGPCETVALANAHAASAAGELEALLAVDERLHAVTMPREFRESSTKAGAKLCELLAETDTDDVDAESSDGSDADGTDLETAFADAVAADETPGHYPVAFGVVAQARGLSRREACLAHAHSFVTGLLGAAQRLGRFGHTEIQSVLADLESVIAAVCERHVDDEPAAMVSFAPLAEIMGMRHERAGRRLFMS
- a CDS encoding MarR family winged helix-turn-helix transcriptional regulator, with product MSTDVGAADGAAGRELLHFVTQETRFAIVANILQHPEGLPSMYELEELNPSVSDATVYKHVQKLIDAGIVEEVALPDDERRQGYPWKFYGLTDEGRAFLERHNLLQAEETLERIYGTISDKSEKMVTYENAPRPDRN
- the ureG gene encoding urease accessory protein UreG — its product is MGYRDVAKVGLGGPVGSGKTALVKRLVPELVERDYKVGVIANDIMTQEDADVFRESFADLLPADLVEGVETGACPHTGIREDPSMNLAAVDEFTERHPELDVVLIESGGDNLAATFNPELADYFLFVISVAEGEDIPRKRGPGVTQADLLVVNKTDLAPHVDADLNVIEDDADAVRGDDPFVFTNCKDGEGIDAVLEHVEREVLFA
- the ureC gene encoding urease subunit alpha, with the protein product MSRDLPREEYTELFGATEGDRLRLGDTNLFAEIETDYGVPGEEAVFGGGKTMRDGMGMQSGTTQAEGTLDWAFTNVVIIDPVLGVCKGDIGVRDGEIVGVGKAGNPDTMDGVDMVIGPSTDTIPADGLIATPGALDIHVHFNSPQLVEHALGSGVTTMLGGGFGGGATTCTPGPRNIQRFLQAAEDWPVNVGFYAKGNSSRPESLVEQIEAGACGMKLHEDWGSTPAAIDTCLEVADEEDVQVCIHTDTLNESGFVEDTFEAIDGRAIHTFHIEGAGGGHAPDVLELIGHEHMLPSSTNPSMPYTENTFDEHLDMVMVCHHLDPDIPEDVAFAESRIRAETLGAEDVLHDTGAISMMTSDSQAMGRMAEVISRTWQTAHKMKAQRGPLEADEGTDADNARIERYVAKYTINPAITAGIDDYVGSLEPGKLADIALWDPAFFGVKPKAVIKGGFPVWSQMGEANGSLMTCEPVIGRERAGAQGRAKHGLSVTFVSEAASENEVGDAYDLQTPVRPVTGTREVRKSDMVHNDHCPDDIEIDAQTFEVEVDGEHVTCDPAAEIPLAQRYLL
- a CDS encoding urease subunit gamma, translated to MGMNLSPKEMERLTVFMAAELARRRKDRGVKLNHPETVAYISDWACEAAREGKSVSQIRSEATQLLTREDVMEGVPEMVDMIQIEPVFPDGTKLVTIHDPIRADGPEQLETVDPSPDEDLEGEVE